From one Pseudomonas sp. S35 genomic stretch:
- the smc gene encoding chromosome segregation protein SMC, whose amino-acid sequence MRLKCIKLAGFKSFVDPTTVNFPSNMAAVVGPNGCGKSNIIDAVRWVMGESSAKNLRGESMTDVIFNGSTSRKPVSQASIELVFDNSDGTLIGEYAAYAEISIRRKVTRDSQNSYFLNGTKCRRRDITDIFLGTGLGPRSYSIIEQGMISKLIEAKPEDLRNFIEEAAGISKYKERRRETENRIRRTHENLARLTDLRDELERQLERLHRQAQAAEKYQEYKGEERQLKAQLSALRWQALNEQVGQREAIIGTQEISFEALVAEQRNADASIERLRDGHHDLSERFNLVQGRFYSVGGDIARVEQSIQHGQQRLRQLQDDLKEAERARLETESHLGHDRTLLLTLGEELDMLTPEQEITSAAAEEAAAALEESETSMHGWQEQWDAFNLQSAEPRRQAEVQQSRIQQLETSMERLAERQRRLQEERVLLAADPEDAAILDLSEQLAESEMTLEELEASEEQQVERLEQLRQQLQQATQAQQQAQGDLQRLNGRLASLEALQQAALDPGTGTAEWLRDQQLAERPRLAEGLKVEAGWELAVETVLGADLQAVLVDDFGDFDLAGFAQGDLRLLSPAVDGARVPGSLLDKVEAAIDLSPWLGQVKPVDSLDQALAQRGQLAAGESLISRDGYWVGRHFLRVRRASEAQSGVLARGQEIVNLIAEREEREATLERLETELQTLRATQRQQETGREHLRRLLQDEARQQGELKAQLSASKAKAEQLTLRRTRLDDEVAEMGEQRALEHEQIGEARLHLQEALDSMALDTEQRELLLAQRDSLRERLDRVRQEARQHKDHAHQLAVRLGSLRAQHDSTRQALERLEMQSERLTEKREQLSLNLEEGEAPLEELRLKLEELLDKRMTVDEELKTAQIALEDADRELREAEKRRTQAEQQSQLIRGQLEQQRMEWQALTVRRKTLQDQLLEDGYDLHGVLNTLTAQANEKDAEEELERIAARIQRLGAINLAAIDEYQQQSERKRYLDAQDSDLVEALDTLENVIRKIDKETRNRFKDTFDQINSGLQALFPKVFGGGSAYLELTGEDLLDTGVTIMARPPGKKNSTIHLLSGGEKALTALALVFAIFKLNPAPFCMLDEVDAPLDDANVGRYARLVKEMSQTVQFIYITHNKIAMEMADQLMGVTMHEPGCSRLVAVDVEEAMAMVDA is encoded by the coding sequence GTGCGGCTCAAGTGCATCAAACTGGCGGGGTTCAAATCCTTCGTCGACCCGACCACGGTGAACTTCCCCAGTAACATGGCGGCGGTGGTCGGGCCCAATGGTTGCGGCAAGTCGAACATCATCGACGCCGTCCGCTGGGTGATGGGCGAGAGCTCGGCAAAAAACCTGCGTGGCGAGTCGATGACCGACGTCATCTTCAACGGCTCCACCAGCCGCAAGCCGGTGAGCCAGGCGAGTATCGAGCTGGTGTTCGACAACTCCGACGGCACCCTGATCGGCGAGTACGCGGCCTACGCGGAAATCTCCATCCGCCGCAAAGTCACGCGCGACAGCCAGAACAGCTACTTCCTCAACGGCACCAAGTGCCGTCGACGCGACATCACCGATATTTTCCTCGGCACCGGCCTGGGCCCGCGCAGCTACTCGATCATCGAGCAGGGCATGATCTCCAAGCTGATCGAAGCCAAGCCCGAAGACCTGCGCAACTTCATCGAAGAAGCGGCCGGCATCTCCAAGTACAAGGAGCGCCGCCGCGAGACCGAGAACCGCATCCGCCGCACCCATGAAAACCTCGCCCGCCTCACCGACCTGCGCGACGAGCTGGAGCGCCAGTTGGAGCGCCTGCACCGACAGGCCCAGGCGGCCGAGAAATATCAAGAGTACAAAGGCGAAGAGCGCCAGCTCAAGGCGCAGCTGTCGGCCCTGCGCTGGCAGGCGCTGAATGAGCAAGTGGGCCAGCGCGAAGCGATCATCGGCACCCAGGAAATCAGTTTCGAAGCGCTGGTGGCCGAACAGCGCAACGCCGATGCCAGCATCGAGCGCCTGCGCGATGGGCACCATGACTTGTCCGAGCGCTTCAATCTGGTGCAAGGCCGCTTCTACTCCGTGGGCGGCGATATTGCCCGTGTGGAGCAGAGCATCCAGCACGGCCAGCAGCGCCTGCGCCAGTTGCAGGACGATCTCAAGGAAGCCGAACGCGCGCGCCTGGAGACCGAATCGCACCTGGGCCACGACCGTACCTTGCTGCTGACGTTGGGCGAAGAGCTAGACATGCTCACCCCCGAGCAGGAAATCACCAGCGCCGCCGCCGAAGAGGCCGCCGCCGCCCTGGAAGAATCCGAAACCAGCATGCACGGCTGGCAGGAGCAGTGGGACGCCTTCAACCTGCAATCGGCCGAGCCACGTCGCCAGGCCGAGGTGCAGCAGTCGCGCATCCAGCAACTGGAAACCAGCATGGAACGCCTGGCCGAGCGCCAGCGCCGCTTGCAGGAAGAGCGCGTATTGCTCGCCGCCGACCCGGAAGACGCGGCAATATTGGACCTCAGCGAGCAGCTCGCCGAAAGCGAGATGACCCTCGAAGAGTTGGAGGCCAGCGAAGAGCAGCAAGTGGAACGCCTGGAGCAATTGCGTCAGCAACTGCAACAGGCAACCCAGGCGCAGCAGCAGGCGCAGGGCGACTTGCAGCGCTTGAACGGGCGTTTGGCGTCCCTTGAGGCCTTGCAGCAAGCCGCGCTGGACCCAGGCACCGGCACCGCCGAATGGCTGCGCGACCAGCAGTTGGCCGAGCGCCCACGGCTGGCGGAAGGCCTGAAGGTCGAAGCCGGTTGGGAACTGGCGGTAGAGACCGTGCTCGGTGCCGATCTGCAAGCCGTTTTGGTGGATGACTTTGGCGATTTCGACTTGGCCGGTTTTGCCCAGGGCGATCTGCGTCTGCTCAGCCCCGCCGTCGATGGCGCGCGGGTGCCGGGCAGCCTGCTGGATAAGGTCGAGGCCGCTATTGACCTGTCGCCGTGGTTGGGCCAGGTCAAACCGGTGGACTCCCTGGACCAGGCCCTGGCCCAGCGCGGTCAGTTGGCGGCCGGCGAAAGCCTGATCAGCCGCGACGGTTACTGGGTCGGCCGGCACTTTTTGCGGGTGCGCCGCGCCAGTGAAGCGCAAAGTGGCGTTCTGGCCCGTGGCCAGGAAATCGTCAACCTGATCGCCGAACGCGAAGAACGCGAAGCCACCCTCGAACGCCTCGAAACCGAACTGCAAACCCTGCGCGCCACCCAGCGCCAGCAGGAGACCGGCCGCGAACACCTGCGCCGCCTGTTGCAGGACGAAGCGCGCCAGCAAGGCGAGCTGAAGGCGCAGCTGTCGGCGAGCAAGGCCAAGGCCGAACAATTGACCCTGCGCCGCACCCGTCTCGACGACGAAGTGGCGGAGATGGGCGAGCAGCGCGCCCTGGAGCACGAACAGATCGGCGAAGCGCGCCTGCACTTGCAGGAAGCCCTCGACAGCATGGCCCTGGACACCGAGCAACGCGAACTGTTGCTGGCACAGCGCGACAGCCTGCGCGAACGCCTTGACCGCGTGCGCCAGGAAGCGCGGCAGCACAAGGATCACGCGCATCAATTGGCGGTGCGCCTCGGCTCGCTGCGCGCTCAACACGACTCTACGCGCCAGGCCCTCGAGCGTCTGGAGATGCAGTCCGAGCGTCTCACCGAAAAACGCGAGCAACTGAGCCTCAATCTGGAGGAGGGCGAAGCGCCGCTGGAAGAGCTGCGCCTCAAGCTCGAAGAATTGCTCGACAAGCGCATGACCGTCGACGAAGAACTCAAGACCGCGCAGATCGCCCTGGAAGACGCCGACCGCGAACTGCGCGAGGCAGAAAAGCGCCGGACCCAGGCCGAGCAACAATCCCAACTGATCCGTGGCCAACTCGAACAGCAGCGCATGGAATGGCAAGCCCTGACCGTGCGCCGCAAAACCCTGCAGGACCAGTTACTGGAAGACGGCTACGACCTGCACGGCGTGCTCAACACCTTGACCGCCCAGGCCAACGAGAAAGACGCCGAAGAAGAACTTGAGCGCATTGCTGCACGTATCCAACGTCTCGGCGCGATCAACCTCGCGGCCATCGATGAGTACCAGCAGCAGTCCGAGCGTAAACGTTACTTGGATGCACAGGATTCCGACCTGGTCGAAGCCCTGGACACCCTGGAAAACGTGATCCGCAAGATCGACAAGGAAACCCGCAACCGCTTCAAAGATACCTTTGATCAGATTAATAGCGGTTTACAGGCGTTATTCCCGAAAGTTTTCGGCGGTGGCAGCGCTTACTTGGAACTGACGGGCGAAGATCTACTCGATACAGGGGTAACGATCATGGCGCGGCCTCCGGGCAAGAAGAACAGCACCATCCATTTGTTGTCCGGCGGCGAAAAAGCCCTGACGGCATTGGCCTTGGTATTTGCCATCTTCAAGTTGAACCCGGCGCCGTTCTGCATGCTCGACGAAGTTGACGCCCCATTGGATGACGCTAACGTTGGACGTTATGCGCGACTGGTTAAAGAGATGTCCCAGACCGTGCAGTTCATCTATATCACCCACAACAAGATCGCCATGGAAATGGCCGATCAACTGATGGGGGTGACGATGCATGAGCCGGGCTGTTCGCGTTTGGTCGCGGTGGATGTCGAAGAAGCGATGGCGATGGTGGACGCCTAG
- the guaD gene encoding guanine deaminase → MPLTRKAYRAAILHSIADPAEVGIEASYEYFEDGLLVIDNGQISAIGHAGDLLPTLPADIEVTHYQDALITPGLIDTHIHLPQTGMVGAYGEQLLDWLNTYTFPCESQFADKAHADEVADIFIKELLRNGTTTALVFGSVHPQSVNSFFEAAEKLDLRMIAGKVMMDRNAPDYLTDTPESGYQDSKALIERWHGKARLHYAVTPRFAPTSTPEQLALAGQLLGEYPGLYMQTHISENKQEVEWVKELFPERKGYLDVYDHYKLLGERSVFAHGVHLCDDECARLAETGSAVAFCPTSNFFLGSGLFNLPMAEKHKLNVGLGTDVGGGTSFSLLQTLNEAYKVMQLQGARLSPFKSLYLATLGGARALRLEDKIGTLQPGTDADFLVLDYNATPLLSYRLKQANNIAETLFVLMTLGDDRTVMQTYAAGQLVHQR, encoded by the coding sequence ATGCCTTTGACTCGCAAAGCCTACCGTGCCGCCATTCTGCACAGCATCGCCGACCCTGCTGAAGTAGGCATCGAAGCGTCCTATGAATACTTCGAAGACGGCCTGCTGGTGATCGATAACGGCCAGATCAGTGCCATCGGCCATGCCGGCGACCTGTTGCCGACGCTGCCGGCCGACATCGAAGTCACCCATTACCAGGACGCGCTGATCACGCCCGGCCTGATCGACACCCATATCCACCTGCCGCAGACCGGCATGGTCGGCGCCTATGGCGAGCAGTTGCTGGACTGGCTCAATACCTACACCTTCCCGTGCGAAAGCCAGTTCGCTGACAAGGCCCACGCCGACGAAGTCGCGGACATTTTCATCAAGGAACTGCTGCGCAACGGCACCACGACGGCGCTGGTGTTCGGCAGCGTGCATCCACAGTCAGTGAACTCATTCTTCGAAGCGGCCGAGAAGCTCGACCTGCGCATGATCGCTGGCAAGGTGATGATGGACCGCAATGCGCCGGACTATCTGACCGACACGCCTGAATCCGGCTATCAGGACAGCAAGGCGCTGATCGAGCGCTGGCACGGCAAGGCCCGCCTGCACTATGCCGTCACGCCGCGCTTTGCGCCGACCAGCACGCCGGAGCAATTAGCGCTGGCCGGGCAACTGCTGGGGGAATACCCAGGCCTGTACATGCAGACTCACATCAGTGAGAACAAGCAGGAAGTGGAATGGGTTAAAGAGTTGTTCCCGGAGCGCAAAGGCTATCTGGATGTGTACGACCACTACAAACTGCTGGGCGAACGCTCGGTGTTTGCCCACGGCGTACACCTGTGTGATGACGAGTGCGCACGGCTGGCGGAAACCGGTTCGGCCGTGGCGTTCTGCCCGACGTCGAACTTCTTCCTCGGCAGTGGCCTGTTTAACCTGCCGATGGCCGAGAAGCACAAGCTGAATGTGGGCCTGGGTACGGACGTGGGCGGCGGCACCAGCTTCTCGCTGCTGCAAACGCTGAACGAAGCGTACAAGGTCATGCAGTTGCAAGGCGCGCGGCTGAGCCCGTTCAAGTCGCTGTACCTGGCAACCCTGGGCGGTGCGCGGGCGCTGCGGTTGGAAGACAAGATCGGCACGCTGCAACCTGGGACGGATGCGGACTTTTTGGTGCTGGACTACAACGCCACGCCGCTGCTGAGTTATCGCTTGAAACAGGCCAATAACATTGCCGAAACCCTGTTTGTGTTGATGACGCTGGGGGATGATCGCACGGTGATGCAGACCTACGCAGCGGGCCAGCTCGTGCACCAACGCTGA
- a CDS encoding GntR family transcriptional regulator, with protein MNEQLQPLKKQPRAGKAGRSGTQDDIVYAHIFEAILEQRLAPGTKLSEEALGEIFGVSRTIIRRALSRLAHEGVVLLRPNRGAVVASPSVEEARQVFLARRLVERAITELAVQHATAEQLAELRQMVNDERDSFSRGDRGAGIRLSGEFHLKLAEAAKNAPLISFQRSLVSQTSLIIAQYESGNRSHCSYDEHTQLIDAIEARDATLAVNLMMHHMDHIDSKLNLDEESASDDLHAVFSHLLQTKKPGRSSVKL; from the coding sequence ATGAACGAACAGTTGCAACCTCTCAAGAAACAACCGCGAGCTGGCAAGGCCGGTCGCAGCGGAACCCAGGACGATATCGTCTACGCGCATATCTTCGAGGCCATCCTCGAACAACGCCTGGCGCCCGGCACCAAATTGAGCGAAGAGGCACTGGGCGAAATCTTCGGCGTGAGCCGCACCATCATTCGTCGCGCCCTGTCGCGCCTGGCCCATGAGGGCGTGGTGCTGCTGCGGCCCAATCGCGGTGCGGTCGTGGCTAGCCCAAGCGTCGAGGAAGCGCGTCAGGTATTCCTGGCCCGGCGCCTGGTGGAGCGGGCGATCACTGAACTGGCAGTGCAGCACGCCACGGCTGAGCAGTTGGCCGAGCTGCGCCAGATGGTCAACGACGAGCGCGACAGTTTTTCCCGTGGTGATCGCGGTGCGGGTATCCGCCTCTCTGGCGAATTCCACCTCAAGCTGGCCGAGGCGGCGAAGAACGCGCCGCTGATCAGCTTCCAGCGCAGCCTGGTGTCCCAGACCTCGTTGATCATCGCCCAGTACGAAAGCGGCAACCGCTCGCACTGTTCGTATGATGAGCACACCCAGTTGATCGACGCGATTGAAGCGCGGGACGCGACACTGGCGGTGAATCTGATGATGCATCACATGGATCACATCGACAGCAAGCTCAACCTCGATGAAGAGAGTGCGTCGGATGATTTGCATGCGGTGTTCTCGCATTTGCTGCAGACCAAGAAGCCTGGGCGCTCTTCGGTCAAGCTGTAA
- the xdhA gene encoding xanthine dehydrogenase small subunit, translated as MIQFLLNQELRSEHALDPNLTVLNYLREHLGKSGTKEGCASGDCGACTVVVGELHTDDQGAEQIRYRSLNSCLTFVSSLHGKQLISVEDLKHQGQLHSVQQAMVECHGSQCGFCTPGFVMSLFALQKNSDAPDSAKAHEALAGNLCRCTGYRPILAAAEQACCNKPQDQFDSRQAQTIARLKAIAPTQTGELNSGDKRCLVPLTVADLADLYDAYPQARLLAGGTDLALEVTQFHRTLPVMIYVGNIEEMKRIESFDDRLEIGAATALSDCYTALHHEYPDFGELLHRFASLQIRNQGTLGGNIGNASPIGDSPPLLIALGAQIVLCKGDVRRTLALEDYFIDYRVTARQDSEFIEKIIVPKGHALFRAYKVSKRLDDDISAVCAAFNLTLDNGVIGEARVAFGGMAATPKRAKSCEAALVGATWNAATVEKACAALAQDFTPLSDFRASKEYRLLSAQNLLRKYFIELQTPHIETRVTAYV; from the coding sequence GTGATCCAGTTTTTACTTAACCAGGAACTCCGTAGCGAGCACGCCCTGGACCCCAACCTGACTGTGCTCAACTACCTGCGCGAGCACCTGGGCAAATCCGGCACCAAGGAAGGCTGCGCCAGCGGCGATTGCGGTGCGTGCACCGTGGTGGTCGGCGAACTGCACACCGATGACCAGGGCGCCGAGCAAATTCGTTATCGCAGCCTCAACTCGTGCCTGACCTTTGTGTCGTCGCTGCACGGCAAGCAACTGATCAGCGTCGAAGACCTCAAGCACCAGGGCCAACTGCACAGCGTGCAACAGGCTATGGTCGAGTGCCACGGTTCGCAGTGCGGCTTTTGTACCCCAGGTTTCGTGATGTCGTTGTTCGCACTGCAAAAGAACAGCGATGCGCCCGACAGCGCCAAAGCCCATGAAGCCCTAGCCGGCAACCTGTGCCGTTGCACCGGTTATCGTCCGATCCTCGCCGCCGCCGAACAGGCTTGCTGCAACAAACCGCAGGATCAGTTCGACAGCCGCCAGGCGCAAACCATCGCGCGCCTCAAAGCCATCGCGCCGACGCAGACCGGCGAACTCAACAGCGGCGACAAACGCTGCCTGGTGCCACTGACCGTGGCCGACCTGGCCGACCTCTACGACGCCTACCCGCAAGCCCGCCTGCTGGCCGGCGGCACCGACCTGGCGCTGGAAGTCACCCAGTTCCACCGCACGCTGCCGGTGATGATCTACGTCGGCAACATTGAAGAAATGAAGCGCATCGAATCCTTCGACGATCGCCTGGAAATCGGCGCCGCCACCGCCCTCTCCGACTGCTACACCGCGCTGCACCACGAATACCCGGACTTCGGCGAGCTGCTGCACCGCTTCGCCTCCCTGCAAATCCGCAACCAGGGCACCTTGGGCGGCAATATCGGCAACGCCTCGCCGATTGGTGATTCGCCGCCGCTGCTGATCGCCCTCGGCGCGCAGATCGTGCTGTGCAAGGGCGACGTGCGCCGCACGCTGGCCTTGGAAGACTACTTCATCGACTACCGTGTGACCGCACGTCAGGACAGTGAATTCATCGAGAAAATCATCGTGCCGAAAGGCCACGCACTGTTTCGGGCGTACAAGGTGTCCAAGCGCCTGGACGATGATATTTCCGCCGTGTGCGCAGCTTTCAACCTGACGCTCGACAACGGTGTGATCGGCGAAGCACGCGTAGCGTTCGGCGGTATGGCCGCTACGCCAAAACGCGCCAAGAGCTGCGAAGCCGCATTGGTCGGCGCGACGTGGAACGCCGCCACCGTGGAGAAAGCCTGCGCCGCCCTGGCCCAGGATTTCACCCCGCTGTCAGACTTTCGCGCCAGCAAGGAATACCGCCTGCTCAGCGCACAGAACCTGCTGCGCAAATACTTCATCGAACTGCAAACGCCGCACATCGAGACTCGGGTGACCGCTTATGTCTAA
- the xdhB gene encoding xanthine dehydrogenase molybdopterin binding subunit — MSNHHAVEKTQAELAELFAQDLTSGVGRSVKHDSAAKHVSGEAQYIDDRLEFPNQLHLYARMSDRAHARIISIDTAPCYAFDGVRIAITHEDVPGLKDIGPLMPGDPLLAIDTVQFVGQVVLAVAARDLDTARKAAMAAVIEYEDLEPVLDVVEAYRNKHFVLDSHTHQRGDSAGALATAQHRIQGTLHIGGQEHFYLETQISSVMPTEDGGMIVYCSTQNPTEVQKLVAEVLDVSMNKIVVDMRRMGGGFGGKETQAASPACLCAVVARLTGQPTKMRLPRVEDMLMTGKRHPFYIEYDVGFDDSGRLHGINLELAGNCGCSPDLSNSIVDRAMFHSDNSYYLGDATVNGHRCKTNTASNTAYRGFGGPQGMVAIEEVMDAIARHLALDPLAVRKANYYGKTERNVTHYYQTVEHNMLEEMTAELEASSQYAERREAIRLYNAHSPILKKGLALTPVKFGISFTASFLNQAGALIHIYTDGSIHLNHGGTEMGQGLNIKVAQVVAEVFQVEIDRVQITATNTDKVPNTSPTAASSGADLNGKAAQNAAETIKKRLVEFAARKYDVSEADVEFHNGHVRVRDQILTFEALIQQAYFAQVSLSSTGFYKTPKIFYDRSQSRGRPFYYFAFGAACCEVIVDTLTGEYKMLRTDILHDVGASLNPAIDIGQVEGGFIQGMGWLTMEELVWNNKGKLMTNGPASYKIPAVADMPLDLRVKLVENRKNPEDTVFHSKAVGEPPFMLGIASWCAIKDAVASLGDYRHQPKIDAPATPERVLWGCEQMRQLQAVVPVETETEMAQL, encoded by the coding sequence ATGTCTAACCATCACGCCGTGGAAAAAACCCAGGCCGAACTCGCCGAGCTGTTCGCCCAGGACCTGACGTCCGGAGTCGGTCGCAGCGTCAAGCACGACAGCGCCGCCAAGCACGTCAGCGGTGAAGCGCAGTACATCGATGACCGTCTGGAATTCCCCAACCAGTTGCACCTGTATGCGCGCATGTCAGACCGCGCCCACGCTCGGATCATCAGCATCGACACCGCGCCCTGCTACGCCTTCGACGGCGTGCGCATCGCCATCACCCACGAAGACGTACCGGGCCTGAAAGACATCGGCCCACTGATGCCCGGCGACCCGTTGCTGGCCATCGACACCGTGCAGTTCGTCGGCCAAGTGGTGCTGGCCGTGGCCGCCCGCGACCTGGACACCGCACGCAAGGCCGCGATGGCCGCCGTGATCGAATACGAAGACCTGGAGCCGGTGCTGGATGTGGTCGAAGCGTACCGCAACAAACACTTCGTGCTCGACAGCCACACCCATCAACGCGGTGATTCGGCCGGCGCACTGGCGACGGCGCAACACCGCATCCAGGGCACCCTGCACATCGGCGGCCAGGAACACTTCTACCTGGAAACCCAGATTTCCTCAGTGATGCCTACCGAAGACGGCGGCATGATCGTCTACTGCTCCACGCAAAACCCCACCGAGGTGCAGAAACTGGTGGCCGAAGTGCTGGATGTGTCGATGAACAAAATCGTCGTCGACATGCGCCGCATGGGTGGCGGTTTCGGCGGCAAGGAAACCCAGGCCGCCAGCCCCGCATGCCTGTGTGCGGTGGTGGCGCGCCTCACAGGTCAGCCGACCAAAATGCGCCTGCCGCGGGTGGAAGACATGCTGATGACCGGCAAGCGCCACCCCTTCTATATCGAATACGACGTGGGCTTCGACGACAGCGGCCGCCTGCACGGGATCAACCTGGAGCTGGCGGGCAACTGCGGCTGCTCGCCGGACCTGTCCAACTCGATTGTCGACCGCGCCATGTTCCACTCTGACAACTCGTATTACCTGGGCGATGCCACGGTGAACGGCCATCGTTGCAAGACCAACACCGCGTCCAACACCGCTTACCGTGGTTTCGGCGGCCCGCAAGGCATGGTCGCCATCGAAGAAGTGATGGACGCCATCGCACGGCACTTGGCGCTGGATCCATTGGCGGTGCGCAAGGCTAACTACTACGGCAAGACCGAGCGCAACGTCACCCACTACTACCAGACCGTCGAGCACAACATGCTCGAAGAGATGACCGCCGAGCTGGAGGCCAGCAGCCAATACGCCGAGCGTCGCGAAGCGATTCGCCTGTACAACGCCCACAGCCCGATCCTGAAAAAGGGCCTGGCGCTGACGCCGGTCAAATTCGGCATCTCGTTCACCGCCAGCTTTCTCAACCAGGCCGGCGCGCTGATCCATATCTACACCGACGGCAGTATCCACCTGAACCACGGCGGCACCGAGATGGGCCAGGGGTTGAACATCAAGGTCGCGCAAGTCGTGGCCGAAGTGTTCCAGGTCGAAATCGACCGGGTGCAGATCACCGCCACCAACACCGACAAGGTGCCCAACACTTCACCTACAGCGGCGTCCAGCGGTGCCGACCTGAACGGCAAGGCCGCACAGAACGCCGCCGAAACCATCAAGAAACGCCTGGTGGAGTTTGCCGCACGCAAGTACGACGTCAGCGAAGCGGACGTGGAATTCCACAACGGCCATGTGCGCGTGCGTGACCAGATCCTGACCTTTGAGGCGTTGATCCAGCAGGCGTATTTCGCCCAAGTGTCGCTGTCGAGCACGGGCTTCTACAAGACCCCGAAAATCTTCTACGACCGCAGCCAGTCCCGTGGGCGGCCGTTCTATTACTTCGCGTTCGGCGCGGCGTGCTGCGAGGTGATCGTCGACACCCTGACCGGCGAATACAAGATGCTGCGCACCGACATCCTCCACGACGTCGGTGCCTCGCTGAACCCGGCCATCGATATCGGCCAGGTGGAAGGCGGCTTTATCCAGGGCATGGGCTGGCTGACCATGGAAGAGTTGGTGTGGAACAACAAGGGCAAGCTGATGACCAACGGCCCGGCCAGCTACAAGATCCCGGCGGTGGCGGACATGCCGCTGGACCTGCGGGTGAAGCTGGTGGAAAACCGCAAGAACCCGGAAGACACGGTGTTCCACTCCAAGGCCGTGGGTGAGCCGCCGTTCATGCTCGGGATTGCCTCGTGGTGCGCGATCAAGGATGCGGTGGCGAGCCTGGGCGACTATCGCCATCAGCCGAAGATCGATGCGCCAGCGACGCCGGAGCGGGTGTTGTGGGGGTGCGAGCAGATGCGGCAGTTGCAGGCGGTTGTGCCTGTTGAAACCGAAACCGAGATGGCTCAGCTATAG
- a CDS encoding GntR family transcriptional regulator translates to MTFKAPDSLAEQIAHHLAERIIRGDLKPGERIQEQKVTLALNVSRGSVREALLILERRHLIAILPRRGAHVTELTAHKVQSLCTLMSELYILLGNAVAEGWQTQADMAPFVQIQQRLVTNFEREDIRAFVEECFNVMRAAYPFANNPYLQETVENLQPAMNRAYYLALDQRKASMSEYLALFEQLLAAVLARDVPQIRQVLSAYCQRSSSLVIAALADA, encoded by the coding sequence ATGACGTTCAAGGCGCCGGACAGTCTCGCCGAGCAAATCGCTCACCACCTCGCCGAACGCATCATTCGCGGCGATCTCAAGCCTGGGGAGCGGATCCAGGAACAGAAAGTCACGTTGGCACTCAATGTCAGCCGTGGTTCCGTGCGCGAAGCCTTGCTGATCCTCGAACGCCGTCACTTGATCGCGATCCTGCCGCGCCGTGGCGCCCACGTCACCGAGCTCACCGCACACAAGGTGCAGAGCCTGTGCACGCTGATGAGCGAGCTGTACATCCTGCTCGGCAATGCGGTCGCCGAAGGCTGGCAGACCCAGGCCGACATGGCGCCGTTCGTGCAGATCCAGCAGCGCCTGGTGACCAATTTCGAGCGCGAGGACATCCGCGCCTTCGTCGAAGAATGCTTCAACGTGATGCGCGCCGCGTACCCCTTTGCCAACAACCCGTACTTGCAGGAAACCGTCGAAAACCTGCAGCCGGCGATGAACCGCGCCTATTACCTGGCCCTGGATCAGCGCAAGGCGTCCATGAGCGAATACCTGGCGCTGTTCGAGCAACTGCTCGCCGCCGTACTGGCCCGTGACGTGCCGCAGATTCGCCAAGTGTTGTCGGCCTACTGCCAGCGCAGCAGCTCGCTGGTCATCGCAGCGTTGGCGGACGCCTAA
- the xdhC gene encoding xanthine dehydrogenase accessory protein XdhC gives MNNWISALADLQNQGEPCVLVTIIEELGSTPRNAGSKMVISAAQTYDTIGGGHLEYKAMQIARDMLVRGQQNTHLERFSLGASLGQCCGGVTVLLFEPMGQVQAQIAVFGAGHVGRALVPLLASLPCRVRWIDSRDQEFPEHIPQGVRKIVSEEPVDEIADLPVGSYCIVMTHNHALDLELTAALLKRNDFAYFGLIGSKTKRVKFEHRLRDRGFDAAQLQRMRCPMGLTEVKGKLPVEIAISIAAEIIATYNAHFGQHTAAAEPIAKLLPVSRRSQATN, from the coding sequence ATGAACAACTGGATCAGCGCCCTCGCCGACCTGCAAAACCAAGGCGAACCCTGCGTACTCGTCACCATCATCGAAGAGCTCGGCTCCACGCCGCGCAATGCCGGTTCGAAGATGGTGATCAGCGCCGCGCAGACCTACGACACCATCGGCGGTGGGCACCTGGAATACAAGGCGATGCAGATCGCCCGGGACATGCTCGTGCGGGGCCAGCAGAACACCCATCTGGAGCGCTTCAGCCTCGGCGCGAGCCTGGGCCAGTGCTGCGGTGGCGTGACCGTGTTGCTGTTCGAACCCATGGGCCAGGTACAGGCGCAGATTGCGGTGTTTGGCGCCGGCCACGTCGGCCGTGCACTGGTACCGTTGCTGGCAAGCCTGCCGTGTCGGGTACGCTGGATCGATTCGCGCGACCAGGAGTTTCCGGAACATATCCCACAAGGCGTGCGTAAAATCGTCAGCGAAGAGCCGGTCGACGAAATTGCCGACTTGCCGGTGGGCAGTTACTGCATCGTCATGACCCACAATCATGCACTGGACCTGGAACTCACAGCCGCCCTGCTCAAGCGCAACGACTTCGCCTACTTCGGCCTGATCGGCTCCAAGACCAAACGCGTCAAGTTCGAACACCGCCTGCGTGATCGCGGCTTCGATGCCGCGCAATTGCAACGCATGCGCTGCCCCATGGGCCTCACCGAGGTGAAGGGCAAGTTGCCGGTGGAGATCGCGATCTCCATCGCCGCAGAAATCATCGCCACCTATAACGCCCATTTCGGCCAGCACACCGCAGCCGCCGAACCCATCGCCAAACTGTTGCCGGTGTCACGCCGCAGCCAAGCCACGAATTGA